The proteins below are encoded in one region of Pontibacter deserti:
- the miaE gene encoding tRNA-(ms[2]io[6]A)-hydroxylase, which yields MSELQPNKTILRLELPTDPRWINIAEKNIEEILVDHAYCEQKAATSAISLIVKYPDKTRLVEELTDLVAEEWSHFERVLDQLKKRGYGLGRNRPDEYVVQLSKHIRKGDKRERQLMDHLLVNALIEARSCERFKLLWKNIQDEELQKFYYELMVSEAGHYVSFVKLAKEYMPADVVDARFKELLQIESDIIRNLEPRPDRMH from the coding sequence ATGTCTGAACTACAACCAAATAAAACCATACTTCGCCTGGAGCTTCCTACTGATCCGCGTTGGATAAATATTGCGGAGAAGAATATTGAAGAGATACTGGTAGACCACGCTTACTGTGAACAAAAAGCAGCCACTTCGGCTATATCCCTTATTGTAAAGTACCCTGATAAGACCCGCCTGGTAGAGGAACTGACAGACCTTGTAGCAGAGGAGTGGAGCCACTTTGAGCGTGTGCTGGACCAATTAAAGAAACGCGGCTATGGCCTTGGCCGAAACCGTCCTGATGAGTACGTGGTGCAGCTGAGTAAACACATCAGAAAGGGAGATAAACGAGAGCGGCAGTTAATGGACCACTTGTTGGTAAATGCGCTGATAGAAGCCCGTAGCTGTGAGCGTTTTAAACTTCTCTGGAAGAACATTCAGGACGAGGAACTGCAGAAGTTCTACTATGAACTGATGGTATCAGAGGCTGGCCACTATGTAAGTTTTGTAAAGCTCGCCAAAGAATATATGCCTGCTGACGTAGTAGACGCCCGCTTTAAAGAATTACTCCAGATAGAATCGGATATCATCCGAAACCTGGAGCCCCGCCCAGACAGAATGCACTAA
- the mtaB gene encoding tRNA (N(6)-L-threonylcarbamoyladenosine(37)-C(2))-methylthiotransferase MtaB: MKKVAFYTLGCKLNYSETSTIGRIFQERGFEKVEFTDTPDIYVINTCSVTDNADKKCRKIVKEAQKHSPNAFITILGCYAQLKPKEIAEIPGVDAVLGAAEKFQLVDILEGFTKKEKAEVYASPISEANTFHNSYSFGDRTRTFLKVQDGCDYSCSFCTIPLARGNSRSDSIENVVRSANEIAESGVKEIVLTGVNTGDFGLQDGKRVETFFDLVKELDKVENIERFRISSIEPNLLKDEIIEFVSQSNRFMPHFHIPLQSGSNKILKLMRRRYQRELYADRVAKIKELMPHCCIGVDVIVGFPGETEEDFLETYNFINGLDVSYLHVFPYSERENTLAPEMPGKVSIKERNRRADMLRILSEKKKRYFYEQNIGREFTVLFEDDVKDGVMEGWTENYVRVAAKYDPILVNEMKHVRLTGINATGLMEAEETYTEVLKH; the protein is encoded by the coding sequence ATGAAGAAGGTAGCTTTTTATACATTAGGTTGTAAACTCAACTATTCCGAAACCAGTACGATCGGCAGAATTTTCCAGGAGCGCGGTTTTGAGAAGGTGGAGTTTACTGATACGCCTGATATTTATGTGATAAATACCTGCTCTGTTACCGATAATGCGGACAAGAAGTGCAGGAAAATTGTGAAAGAGGCGCAGAAGCATTCGCCAAACGCTTTCATAACCATACTTGGGTGCTATGCCCAGCTTAAACCTAAAGAGATTGCTGAAATTCCGGGTGTGGATGCCGTATTGGGTGCTGCCGAAAAATTTCAGTTAGTTGATATTCTGGAAGGTTTTACGAAAAAGGAGAAAGCCGAAGTATACGCCAGCCCGATCTCAGAAGCCAATACATTCCATAACTCTTACTCGTTCGGCGACCGTACCCGCACATTCCTGAAAGTACAGGATGGCTGCGACTACTCGTGCTCGTTCTGCACCATACCGTTGGCTCGTGGCAACAGCCGCTCCGATAGTATAGAAAACGTTGTTCGTTCTGCCAATGAAATTGCTGAATCCGGTGTAAAAGAGATAGTGCTTACCGGAGTGAATACCGGAGATTTTGGTTTGCAGGATGGCAAGCGGGTAGAAACTTTCTTTGACCTGGTTAAGGAACTGGATAAAGTAGAAAATATCGAGCGCTTTAGAATATCTTCTATAGAACCAAACCTGCTGAAAGACGAGATTATAGAATTTGTGAGCCAGAGCAACCGCTTTATGCCACATTTTCATATTCCATTACAGTCGGGCTCAAACAAAATACTTAAACTGATGCGCCGCCGTTACCAGCGCGAACTATACGCTGACCGTGTAGCGAAGATCAAAGAACTGATGCCGCATTGCTGCATTGGTGTAGATGTGATTGTGGGCTTCCCGGGCGAAACAGAGGAAGACTTCCTGGAGACCTATAACTTCATTAATGGCTTGGATGTAAGTTACCTGCACGTGTTCCCGTACTCTGAGCGCGAAAATACACTGGCTCCTGAAATGCCGGGTAAGGTAAGTATAAAAGAGCGCAATCGCCGTGCTGATATGCTGCGCATCCTGTCAGAGAAAAAGAAACGCTACTTTTATGAGCAAAACATTGGCCGTGAATTTACAGTGCTTTTCGAAGATGATGTAAAAGATGGTGTAATGGAAGGCTGGACAGAAAATTATGTGCGTGTTGCTGCCAAATATGACCCAATACTTGTAAATGAAATGAAGCATGTGCGCCTTACAGGTATAAATGCAACCGGACTCATGGAAGCTGAAGAAACTTATACTGAAGTTTTAAAACATTAA
- a CDS encoding ABC transporter permease, translating to MNLIENIREGLRAIHSNLLRTILTGLIISIGIMSLVGILTAVDGIKHSLDQTFSSLGANSFDIEKKGNGNRGNRGGRAQKVYPDITYEQAQQYKDILSDKARVSLSAYVSGATVVKSATDKTNPNINIVAGDENYLQNQNLNLEQGRGFSNYELEFGANVAIIGSEIKKNLFAKTSPVGQYVTFLGRRFKIVGMLEEKGSSMGGNAGDRTIVIPLETGRQIPRTDNSTLTYEIKTAIPKPEELDYVMGEATGIMRSVRQDPLGQEESFEIQRSDSLLESLNEISGYLKLGGFVIGFITLLGASVGLMNIMMVSVNERTREIGVRKALGATAFQIRQQFLIESIVICVLGGLVGVFLGILMGNGIAALIGDGGFIVPWLWVFVGLSICIIVGVLSGSYPAYRASKLDPIEALRYE from the coding sequence ATGAACCTTATCGAAAATATACGGGAAGGCCTTCGGGCTATTCATAGCAACCTGCTACGAACCATACTTACCGGGTTGATCATCTCGATCGGTATTATGTCGCTGGTAGGTATACTTACGGCTGTAGATGGAATAAAGCACTCCCTGGATCAGACTTTTTCAAGCCTTGGAGCCAATTCTTTTGATATAGAAAAAAAAGGTAATGGAAACCGTGGCAACAGGGGCGGCAGAGCTCAGAAAGTATATCCTGACATTACATACGAACAAGCGCAGCAGTATAAAGATATATTGTCGGATAAGGCAAGGGTAAGTTTATCGGCTTATGTGTCGGGGGCTACAGTGGTTAAAAGCGCCACAGACAAAACCAACCCGAACATTAACATTGTAGCCGGTGACGAAAATTACCTGCAGAACCAGAACCTGAACCTGGAGCAGGGCAGAGGCTTTTCTAATTACGAACTGGAGTTTGGAGCCAATGTGGCTATTATTGGCAGCGAAATTAAAAAGAACTTGTTTGCTAAAACATCTCCTGTTGGCCAGTACGTTACCTTTTTAGGACGCCGGTTTAAAATTGTAGGAATGCTGGAAGAAAAAGGTAGCAGCATGGGTGGCAACGCCGGCGACCGAACAATAGTTATTCCGCTCGAAACTGGTCGTCAAATACCTAGAACTGATAATTCTACTCTTACCTATGAGATAAAAACGGCTATCCCTAAACCTGAAGAACTGGATTATGTGATGGGCGAAGCTACCGGTATTATGCGGAGCGTACGACAGGACCCTTTGGGCCAGGAAGAATCTTTTGAAATTCAGCGTAGCGATTCTTTATTGGAAAGTCTGAATGAGATATCGGGCTATCTGAAGCTAGGCGGTTTTGTGATAGGTTTTATAACCTTGCTTGGCGCATCAGTAGGTTTGATGAATATTATGATGGTGTCGGTAAATGAGCGTACCCGTGAAATAGGCGTTCGGAAAGCATTGGGAGCTACAGCGTTTCAGATCCGACAGCAGTTCCTGATCGAATCAATTGTGATTTGCGTGTTAGGTGGTTTGGTAGGAGTGTTTTTAGGGATATTGATGGGTAACGGAATTGCGGCTCTAATTGGAGATGGCGGATTTATAGTTCCGTGGCTTTGGGTTTTTGTTGGCTTATCGATCTGTATTATAGTTGGTGTTTTGTCTGGCTCTTATCCGGCTTACCGCGCTTCTAAACTGGATCCGATTGAAGCTTTGCGTTACGAATAA
- a CDS encoding LTA synthase family protein — MKKALYFQPLYFLFWVLFFVVSRAAFLLYHFDNSTQVSAADIAATFWYGSRLDFSFASYLSAVPFILSFISTLWKRFPAAAIIRYYTFVFLCIASVILAADLELYTHWGFRMDSTPLQYLNTPTEMAASAASAPLLLLTFVAMALAGIFILLYRLYFDLTKYKSASFSWLTAVLSFVFIALLVLPMRGGVQQIPINQSIAYFSDKPFVNHASLNMPWNMVHSMLKYGEHSENPYLYLPADSAEQKVKQLYAAVADSSQQLVKPGKPNVLFIILESYTAKMVEHLGGEKGITPNLDKLAKEGITFTNMYASGDRSQKGMVSILSGYPVQPATSIVKVPKKSEKLPQLSLTFEKQGYKTSFFYGGELEFANLKSYFVNGGYDKLIDKYAFPEESYNSKWGAHDHVLFERALKDLKTEKEPFFSTIYTLSSHEPFEIPTKPKFPVTDDVSKFRNSFYYTDWALGNFINAAKKEPWWQNTLVVLVADHGHPYPNKDENHVPSKFHIPFILTGGAVTKQGITIDALGSQTDIAATILSQVGLPHQEYVWSRNLLAPTTQPFAFYVYQDGFGYLTPAGEVTFDNTSKKVITKGESVTEEQLEMGKAYLQYSFDDFLKK, encoded by the coding sequence GTGAAAAAAGCTTTATACTTTCAGCCACTATACTTCCTCTTCTGGGTCCTGTTCTTTGTAGTTTCCAGAGCGGCATTTCTGCTCTACCACTTCGATAACTCCACCCAGGTAAGTGCAGCTGATATTGCCGCTACATTCTGGTATGGCTCCAGGCTCGATTTTTCTTTTGCATCCTACCTTAGCGCTGTTCCTTTTATTCTGTCTTTTATCAGTACACTCTGGAAGCGTTTTCCGGCTGCTGCAATTATCAGGTATTACACATTTGTATTTCTTTGCATTGCTTCAGTTATCCTAGCCGCCGACCTTGAACTATATACTCACTGGGGTTTCCGGATGGATTCCACTCCTTTACAATATCTGAACACTCCAACCGAGATGGCAGCTTCAGCAGCATCGGCCCCTCTCCTGCTGCTTACCTTTGTAGCTATGGCCTTAGCGGGCATTTTTATACTTCTGTACCGCCTATACTTCGATCTGACGAAATATAAATCTGCCAGTTTCTCCTGGTTAACAGCTGTGTTATCATTTGTTTTTATAGCCTTACTGGTACTGCCAATGCGTGGCGGGGTACAGCAGATTCCAATAAACCAAAGTATAGCTTACTTCTCTGATAAGCCCTTTGTAAACCACGCCAGCCTGAACATGCCCTGGAACATGGTGCACTCTATGCTGAAGTATGGCGAACACAGCGAAAACCCTTACTTATACTTGCCAGCCGATTCGGCGGAGCAGAAGGTTAAACAACTATATGCAGCAGTAGCAGATTCTTCGCAGCAGCTTGTAAAACCGGGCAAACCTAATGTGTTGTTCATTATATTGGAAAGCTATACTGCTAAAATGGTAGAGCACTTAGGAGGCGAAAAAGGCATTACACCAAACCTGGATAAGCTGGCTAAAGAAGGCATAACTTTTACCAACATGTATGCCAGCGGCGACCGTAGCCAGAAAGGTATGGTATCTATACTTAGCGGATATCCTGTTCAGCCAGCTACCTCTATCGTTAAGGTTCCTAAAAAGTCGGAGAAGCTGCCACAGCTGAGCCTTACTTTTGAGAAGCAGGGCTACAAAACCAGCTTTTTTTATGGTGGTGAACTGGAATTTGCTAACCTTAAATCATACTTCGTAAATGGCGGCTACGATAAGTTAATTGATAAATACGCTTTTCCGGAAGAGAGCTACAACAGCAAATGGGGAGCTCACGACCATGTGTTGTTTGAGCGTGCATTAAAAGATCTGAAAACGGAGAAAGAACCCTTCTTTAGTACGATTTATACCTTAAGCAGCCATGAGCCTTTCGAGATCCCAACCAAACCAAAGTTCCCGGTAACAGATGATGTTTCGAAGTTTAGGAATAGCTTTTATTATACCGACTGGGCCTTAGGTAACTTTATAAATGCAGCTAAAAAAGAGCCATGGTGGCAGAACACCTTAGTTGTTTTAGTGGCAGATCACGGTCACCCGTACCCGAACAAAGATGAGAACCATGTGCCGAGTAAATTCCACATACCTTTTATACTTACAGGTGGCGCTGTAACAAAACAAGGTATAACTATTGATGCGCTGGGCTCTCAGACAGATATTGCTGCAACTATACTTTCACAGGTTGGTTTGCCACATCAGGAATATGTATGGAGTCGTAACTTGCTGGCACCTACTACGCAGCCATTTGCTTTTTATGTATACCAGGATGGTTTTGGCTACCTGACACCTGCCGGCGAGGTAACCTTTGATAACACATCGAAGAAAGTTATCACAAAAGGAGAATCGGTAACAGAAGAGCAATTAGAGATGGGCAAAGCTTATCTGCAGTATTCATTCGATGATTTCCTGAAAAAATAA
- a CDS encoding asparagine synthetase B, whose protein sequence is MFLRTIIPILCALLLQFPVNASTVLIPMDEDQKDHLKSYGAAYWVLSKNVPVDWLLNYRGGSFAFTHAPQLENELIVRGISYQVISDAQYSSILGQIADPEANMDIMKLEKVPKVAVYSPKSKMPWDDAVTLVLTYAEIPYDVVYDDEIMRGDLPKYDWIHLHHEDFTGQYGKFYASYRHYPWYQEQQRESEESAAKHGFKKVSQLKMAVVNKIKDFCAGGGFLFAMCSATDTYDIALAAEGIDFIEAMYDGDGSEPNAQEKLNFSKTFAFRDFKLVRNPLEYEYSNIDMQPQERPVTEANDYFQLFTFSAKWDPIPTMLSQNHAKTIKGFMGQTTAFRKGLIKPEVVIMGENKELGEIRYMHGTYAKGTWTFYGGHDPEDYQHLVGEDPTDLALHPNSPGYRLILNNILFPAAKKKKQKT, encoded by the coding sequence ATGTTCTTAAGGACTATCATACCTATACTTTGTGCGCTGCTCCTGCAATTTCCGGTTAATGCCAGCACCGTGCTCATACCTATGGATGAAGACCAGAAAGATCACCTGAAGTCGTATGGTGCAGCTTACTGGGTTTTATCTAAAAATGTACCTGTTGATTGGTTGTTGAATTACCGCGGTGGCAGCTTTGCCTTTACCCATGCGCCACAACTGGAAAACGAACTTATCGTCCGGGGTATTTCTTACCAGGTTATTTCTGATGCGCAATATAGTTCTATACTTGGCCAGATAGCTGATCCGGAAGCCAACATGGATATCATGAAGCTTGAAAAGGTGCCGAAGGTTGCTGTGTACTCTCCAAAATCAAAAATGCCCTGGGATGATGCTGTTACACTGGTACTAACCTATGCTGAGATACCCTATGATGTAGTGTATGATGATGAGATTATGCGTGGCGATTTGCCTAAGTATGACTGGATACACCTGCATCACGAAGATTTTACCGGGCAGTATGGTAAATTTTATGCCAGTTACCGCCACTATCCTTGGTATCAGGAGCAACAGCGGGAATCAGAAGAATCTGCTGCCAAGCATGGTTTTAAAAAAGTATCGCAGCTAAAAATGGCTGTGGTTAATAAGATAAAAGATTTCTGTGCCGGCGGTGGCTTTCTGTTTGCGATGTGCTCAGCTACTGATACCTATGACATTGCCCTTGCTGCCGAAGGTATAGATTTTATTGAAGCGATGTATGATGGCGACGGTTCGGAACCCAATGCTCAGGAAAAACTGAACTTCAGCAAAACTTTTGCTTTCCGGGATTTTAAATTAGTGCGCAATCCGCTGGAGTACGAGTACTCAAACATTGACATGCAACCACAGGAGCGCCCAGTAACAGAAGCAAACGATTATTTTCAGCTCTTCACTTTTTCTGCCAAATGGGACCCCATCCCGACTATGCTAAGCCAGAACCATGCTAAAACTATAAAGGGGTTTATGGGCCAGACCACTGCGTTCCGGAAGGGGTTGATAAAACCTGAAGTAGTGATTATGGGAGAAAATAAAGAGTTGGGTGAGATACGGTATATGCACGGCACTTACGCCAAAGGTACTTGGACCTTTTATGGCGGACATGACCCCGAAGACTACCAGCATTTAGTTGGCGAAGACCCTACTGATCTGGCGCTACATCCGAACTCACCGGGTTACAGGCTTATACTTAACAACATCCTGTTCCCGGCTGCCAAAAAGAAAAAGCAGAAAACCTAA
- a CDS encoding putative porin: protein MRSKSFTIFLFILALLGSTLTYAQIQNRPNQQRPRPGQTRPQSDTQQQRTQQQQPNRNGQDTARVKKPGSILDDTTRALYGPKTTLQLYERDVLEGTYQEQRIDTTIQNIQNQRYWFQDTSFYQHLGNVGTAAQPLLYQVPTRIGVRLGKNAFDRYAYDPNNINYFDTRSPYSHLYYVQGQRGETIFEGIYARNITKQFNFGVAYQIISANKQIGSSSLLEDGLIDNQAVRAFTHYRSKNDKYDLFANYTHLNHEQIETGGVKPDEDDTPDSLFRYENDLVFLNQASTHEMRHNYHLLHMLKIAGENLKAYHRFDWRSQNTTYEDDAIPYNADGSLDFYQDTIYSNNRTRDKTNYREYENEFGLTGNTKISYYKAFVKQRNGKINYSAIQTLTMDTTAVGEVVSGVDVENQIFVGGQARLFYQNKYLLSAEGEYQLVDNYRIRAAARFKGLEISQTRVRQSPSFIEQRIISNHFAWNNDFKTTITDRSQATLHHQFGDRLFLRLSGAYTNISRLIVYGFDARPIQISGNQQLLEGQLAQHIRFGGLHFENFVHYTNTDEASAIRIPEWVVNSKLYYQGHIFKKALYGQLGVEMYLPSGYRADAYMPVTQQFYLQNNLTTKTYPVFDVFINADIKTVNVFVKMAHVNYDIWEPGYYETPGYPGLRRSFTFGLKWMFFD, encoded by the coding sequence GTGAGAAGTAAAAGCTTTACCATATTCCTTTTTATACTTGCGCTGCTGGGCTCAACACTTACCTACGCCCAGATACAGAACAGGCCAAATCAGCAACGACCAAGACCGGGGCAGACCCGACCTCAGAGCGATACACAGCAACAGCGCACGCAGCAACAGCAACCTAACCGAAACGGGCAGGATACGGCTCGCGTTAAAAAGCCCGGAAGTATCCTGGATGATACCACCCGTGCACTTTACGGTCCTAAAACTACCTTGCAACTTTATGAGAGGGATGTGCTGGAAGGTACTTACCAGGAACAACGCATAGACACTACTATTCAAAATATTCAGAACCAACGTTACTGGTTTCAGGATACTTCTTTTTACCAACACCTCGGAAACGTCGGGACAGCTGCTCAACCACTTCTTTACCAAGTACCTACCAGAATAGGTGTGCGCTTAGGAAAGAATGCGTTCGACCGATATGCTTACGATCCAAACAACATTAATTATTTCGATACCCGTTCGCCATATTCTCACTTATACTATGTGCAGGGGCAGCGTGGCGAAACCATATTTGAAGGTATTTATGCCCGTAACATTACCAAGCAATTCAATTTTGGGGTAGCTTACCAGATTATTTCCGCGAATAAACAGATCGGCTCATCCAGTCTTCTGGAAGATGGCTTGATTGATAACCAGGCCGTAAGAGCTTTCACACATTACCGATCTAAGAATGATAAGTATGACCTGTTTGCGAACTATACCCACCTGAACCACGAACAGATAGAAACAGGTGGCGTAAAGCCTGATGAAGACGACACGCCAGACAGCTTATTCAGATACGAGAATGATCTTGTATTCCTGAATCAGGCTTCCACACATGAAATGCGCCACAATTACCACCTGCTGCATATGCTTAAAATTGCTGGTGAAAATTTAAAAGCTTATCACCGCTTTGATTGGCGCAGTCAGAATACAACTTATGAGGATGATGCAATACCTTATAATGCAGATGGCTCCTTAGATTTTTATCAGGACACTATTTACAGCAACAACCGCACACGGGATAAGACCAATTACCGGGAATATGAGAATGAGTTTGGTTTAACCGGCAATACTAAAATATCTTATTACAAAGCTTTTGTAAAGCAGCGAAATGGGAAAATAAACTATAGCGCGATCCAGACTTTAACAATGGATACAACAGCTGTAGGCGAAGTAGTATCCGGAGTAGATGTTGAAAACCAGATTTTCGTAGGAGGGCAGGCTCGACTGTTTTACCAGAATAAATACCTGTTGTCGGCCGAAGGCGAATACCAGCTTGTCGACAACTATAGAATACGTGCAGCTGCCCGTTTCAAAGGCCTTGAGATCTCTCAGACTAGAGTTCGTCAGTCACCTTCATTTATCGAGCAGCGCATCATCAGCAATCACTTTGCCTGGAATAACGATTTTAAAACAACCATTACGGATCGCAGTCAGGCAACGCTGCATCATCAGTTCGGCGACAGATTATTCCTGAGATTAAGCGGAGCTTATACCAATATCAGCAGGCTTATAGTGTATGGTTTTGATGCAAGGCCAATACAAATCAGCGGAAACCAGCAATTACTGGAAGGACAATTAGCGCAACACATTCGTTTTGGCGGTCTGCACTTCGAGAACTTTGTACACTATACAAATACGGATGAAGCATCTGCGATCCGAATTCCGGAATGGGTAGTTAATTCTAAACTATACTACCAGGGGCACATTTTTAAGAAGGCGCTTTACGGACAACTTGGAGTTGAAATGTATTTGCCTTCTGGCTACAGGGCTGATGCCTATATGCCGGTTACGCAACAGTTTTACCTGCAAAATAACCTAACCACTAAAACCTATCCGGTATTTGATGTTTTCATTAATGCAGATATAAAGACTGTAAATGTATTTGTGAAGATGGCGCATGTAAACTACGATATCTGGGAGCCGGGATATTATGAAACGCCAGGTTATCCAGGTCTGCGCCGCAGCTTTACTTTCGGATTGAAGTGGATGTTTTTTGATTAA
- a CDS encoding OmpH family outer membrane protein yields the protein MKLTKLALGVTVASLSLAACKHEAAKNEGAAATTTTDETSAAEPIGDVVYVNADTLLANYDLFKDVKTRLEAKAKKAEGDLKSKATAFEREVGRYQQSAQGMTNEQRAVTEQRLARKQQELANLNQSESNRLMSEESEEQKKIYDKVEAYLKGYSKEKGYKMVLSYSRGNSAILYSDESLDITQDVLKGLNEAYAKEKDAPKEEAKTDAKK from the coding sequence GTGAAATTAACAAAGCTTGCCCTTGGCGTAACTGTAGCCTCTTTATCACTGGCTGCGTGCAAGCACGAAGCTGCCAAAAATGAAGGCGCTGCTGCAACTACCACTACAGATGAAACTTCTGCTGCTGAACCAATTGGTGATGTAGTTTATGTAAATGCCGATACGCTTCTGGCAAATTATGATCTGTTCAAAGACGTAAAAACTCGTCTGGAGGCCAAAGCAAAAAAAGCTGAAGGTGACTTAAAAAGCAAAGCGACTGCTTTTGAAAGAGAAGTTGGCCGATACCAGCAAAGTGCGCAGGGCATGACTAACGAACAACGTGCCGTAACAGAACAGCGCCTTGCCCGCAAGCAACAGGAACTTGCAAACCTGAATCAGTCAGAAAGCAACCGCCTGATGAGCGAGGAGTCTGAAGAGCAGAAAAAGATCTACGACAAGGTAGAAGCTTACCTGAAGGGCTACAGCAAAGAAAAAGGCTATAAAATGGTACTTTCTTATTCTCGTGGCAACAGTGCCATACTTTACAGCGATGAGTCTTTAGACATTACGCAGGATGTGCTGAAAGGCCTGAACGAAGCATACGCAAAAGAGAAAGACGCTCCTAAAGAAGAAGCTAAAACAGATGCTAAGAAGTAA
- the lpxK gene encoding tetraacyldisaccharide 4'-kinase: protein MDKLKLLLWPIAALYGGITSLRNTAYDHGLFASRKFNLPVIAVGNLTVGGTGKTPHVEYLLRLLQKYKVATLSRGYKRLTKGFILADSKATAATIGDEPYQYHSDFPDVQVAVCEDRVEGVEQFLKLSPKPDVIVLDDAMQHRAIQPSLNLLITDYTRLFYKDHILPAGLLRESKHGAKRADAIIVSKCPATIQPSEIQSIRNRIQKYSASGTPVYFTGFRYGQLVPLNSVSPQISKHIILLTGIANPEPLKQYLKEHQFKLLHHAAYPDHYTYTTTDLEQLSKELKKHPEDTIILTTRKDAVKLMDSELKQYIQQLPLFFIPIEVYFLEGGDAFNNLILQHVALQR from the coding sequence ATGGATAAACTGAAACTGTTGCTCTGGCCAATTGCTGCGTTGTATGGTGGCATAACGTCGCTCCGGAATACGGCCTACGACCACGGCTTGTTTGCATCGCGTAAGTTTAACCTGCCTGTAATTGCAGTGGGTAATTTAACAGTTGGCGGAACCGGTAAAACACCTCACGTGGAGTACCTGTTGCGGCTGCTTCAGAAGTATAAAGTGGCTACCCTTAGCCGTGGGTATAAGCGCTTAACTAAAGGATTTATACTTGCTGATTCAAAAGCAACAGCTGCTACTATAGGAGACGAACCTTACCAGTATCATTCAGATTTCCCGGATGTGCAGGTGGCTGTTTGCGAAGACAGGGTTGAAGGAGTGGAGCAGTTCCTGAAGTTATCTCCCAAACCTGACGTTATAGTACTAGATGATGCCATGCAGCACCGGGCTATACAACCATCGCTGAACCTGCTCATTACAGATTATACCCGCTTATTTTACAAAGACCATATACTACCAGCTGGCTTGCTTCGTGAATCTAAACATGGTGCTAAACGGGCTGATGCTATTATTGTAAGCAAATGTCCGGCAACTATACAGCCATCTGAAATCCAAAGTATTCGTAACCGTATCCAAAAGTATAGCGCTTCGGGTACGCCTGTCTATTTCACAGGCTTCCGGTATGGTCAGCTGGTGCCTTTGAACAGTGTTTCGCCGCAGATAAGTAAGCACATTATTTTACTTACAGGCATAGCTAACCCCGAACCGCTTAAACAATACTTAAAAGAGCATCAGTTTAAGCTGCTTCACCACGCAGCATATCCGGACCATTACACCTATACTACTACTGATCTTGAACAATTATCCAAGGAGCTAAAGAAACATCCTGAAGATACCATTATACTTACAACCCGTAAAGATGCCGTAAAGCTGATGGACAGCGAATTAAAGCAATATATCCAGCAATTACCACTTTTCTTTATACCGATAGAAGTATACTTTCTGGAGGGTGGTGATGCGTTTAACAACTTAATATTACAGCATGTAGCACTGCAGCGTTAG